A window of Cryptomeria japonica chromosome 3, Sugi_1.0, whole genome shotgun sequence contains these coding sequences:
- the LOC131067787 gene encoding protein LURP-one-related 5: MLPLSLLFNLFVSRIVLPRLREEEEDSIHEADRLEHRHSNSSACFLCSSKLSEPFESSVQTTEVSAFSPVLGEEFCSSSLTVLTVRKKALAFSGGGFIVTNSCTGQIAFRVDGRGLSSNNKLILMDPLGKPLLTLYRQAYRILYRWYGFHGEACNGQKPIFSVSKSSVFSKNEVAEAFVGSTRGKKHSDYKVLGNYSERHCSIYNGLGTLVAEVKRKFATSDVMLSKDVFNVVVKAGIDQAFMMALIVILHQMSGEDDSI; encoded by the exons ATGCTGCCACTATCTTTACTGTTCAATCTTTTTGTCTCTCGAATCGTCTTACCCAGACTCAGAGAAGAAGAGGAGGATTCAATACATGAGGCTGACAGACTTGAGCACCGCCACAGCAATTCATCAGCTTGCTTTCTTTGCAGCTCTAAATTATCAGAGCCCTTTGAAAGCTCTGTGCAGACTACAGAGGTCTCTGCATTTTCCCCTGTTTTGGGTGAAGAGTTTTGCTCCTCATCGCTCACTGTTCTGACTGTGAGAAAGAAGGCTCTTGCTTTCAGTGGAGGGGGATTCATTGTGACCAACTCATGCACTGGCCAGATCGCTTTCAGGGTGGATGGAAGGGGTCTCAgttcaaataacaaattgattcTCATGGATCCTCTGGGAAAGCCTCTGCTAACATTGTACCGCCAG GCCTATAGAATTCTCTACCGTTGGTATGGATTCCATGGAGAGGCATGCAATGGCCAGAAGCCCATTTTCAGCGTGAGCAAATCATCAGTGTTTAGTAAAAATGAAGTTGCAGAGGCGTTTGTGGGCTCCACTAGAGGAAAGAAACACTCCGACTATAAAGTTTTGGGGAATTACAGTGAGCGACATTGTAGTATATACAATGGCCTTGGCACTTTAGTTGCAGAG GTGAAGAGGAAATTTGCAACATCAGATGTTATGCTGTCAAAAGATGTTTTCAATGTTGTAGTGAAAGCTGGCATAGACCAGGCTTTTATGATGGCTTTGATCGTTATTCTCCATCAGATGAGTGGAGAAGATGACTCTATCTGA
- the LOC131874581 gene encoding protein LURP-one-related 12-like has product MSKLFQNNLSYSYLWSKALLSFCFTRTHMNSWSELPGYLACLCIHTYRTMLPLSLVCNPCLSHILSPSENNLSFNSHEKDYYTLYHDHNNLSSCLLCNPKLFQLPSMQYSLQSKDRIVCLPVVGKEFCSPLLTILTVRKKPLVFSEGGLTVTESSTGQIVFRVEGRGPSSKNRLVLMDSLGKPLLTLRRKGFAMCNHWWGFSGEKYDGQEPIFSVKKPLIFSKSGDMEVFLGPNIKKKQADYTVQGSYKERYCKIYNGTTTIVAEVKRKFATSDVMLSRDVFSVVVKMGVDQAFIMGLIVILHQISGENDEFSV; this is encoded by the exons ATGTCTAAACTTTTTCAGAACAATCTGTCATATTCTTATCTTTGGTCAAAAGCATTACTTTCATTTTGTTTCACCAGAACTCACATGAATTCATGGTCTGAGCTTCCAGGCTATCTAGCTTGTCTCTGTATACATACATATCGCACCATGTTGCCTCTTTCTCTGGTCTGCAACCCCTGCCTCTCTCACATTCTATCACCATCAGAGAATAACTTATCCTTCAACTCCCATGAGAAAGATTATTACACACTCTACCATGACCATAACAATCTATCTAGTTGCTTACTCTGCAACCCTAAATTATTTCAGTTGCCTTCCATGCAATACAGTTTGCAATCTAAAGACAGGATTGTCTGTTTGCCTGTTGTGGGTAAAGAATTTTGTTCACCATTACTAACAATATtgactgtgagaaagaagcctctTGTTTTTAGTGAAGGAGGCTTAACAGTGACAGAATCATCTACTGGTCAGATTGTTTTCAGAGTGGAAGGCAGGGGACCCAGTTCAAAAAACAGATTAGTTCTTATGGATTCTCTGGGCAAACCTCTGCTTACATTGCGGCGCAAA GGCTTTGCAATGTGCAACCATTGGTGGGGATTCAGTGGAGAGAAATATGATGGGCAAGAGCCCATTTTCAGTGTGAAGAAACCATTGATATTCAGTAAGAGTGGGGATATGGAGGTATTTTTAGGACCCAACATAAAAAAGAAGCAGGCTGATTATACAGTGCAAGGGAGTTACAAGGAGCGCTATTGCAAGATCTACAATGGGACTACCACAATAGTTGCAGAG GTGAAGAGGAAATTTGCTACATCGGATGTCATGTTGTCCAGAGATGTTTTCAGTGTTGTTGTGAAAATGGGGGTTGATCAAGCTTTCATCATGGGTTTGATTGTGATTCTGCATCAGATTAGTGGAGAAAATGATGAATTTTCTGTCTGA